DNA sequence from the Pungitius pungitius chromosome 3, fPunPun2.1, whole genome shotgun sequence genome:
CACGGAGCCTGCAGcaataagatgtgtgtgtgtgtgtgagtgtcactCGTCAATCCCTACCACCCCACACGCGCAATAAAACACTGGAAacgtgcatctgtgtgtgtgtgatggagtcAAGCACCCGGCAAAATgtaggaaatgaaaaaagaaaactgaaatgAGGTAACAGATATCTGGCAAAAGTCATAATCTACATTTTTCCTGTGCACTATATGATTCCAGATAAATAAAGTGGAGTATAGATAATAAAGTTCTCTCTGGTATGGATAAACATGGTGCCATCACAGCCACACactaaagaaaaaaacctttaaaaaacgGATGAAATAGGATAGGATAATAACGAGAGCACAAAGGTATATGATGAAGCAATATTGGGAGTAAAGCATCAGAGTAGCTACTTGTGGGGTttgaaaaatggagaaaaaaaaaagaaatgttgtaaAATCTTGTTATTCTCTTTCAGCAGCCTGCCAATCAGCACAAAGGGACAAAGTGGTGGGTGTGCTGAGGTGATTGTGGGGAAGTTAAGTATGACTAATCGGACGCATGAATAATGATGTATATGTAGATGGACCGTGGTGTCGATTATGTAGAGGTAGGTCGGTGGTGGTGGTCGGGATGCACATGTACAAGTTCTTGCAGATAACAGAAGAAATGTCCCCTTTGTCACGCCTGTGCAAGTCCACAGTGTTTTAAATGTCAGTTTATCCAACAACGCATTTTCTACTCATCCTTGTTTCTAGCAGTTCCAGCACCGTTGGCATGCTACTTATTGCACAAAGGAAGTCATGAATCCTGTGTACGAGGTCACACTGCAACATTCAAGTTGTGGACTGGTGACCCTTCACTGCCATCGCGTTGTGCTCAAGGCTGAGCGAGATGGTCGTTCCGTGATTTGTAGCCCGGTGTGATTGACACGCAGTTGACTTAAAGCCCCTTCGTGCTTTGCAGGCAAAGGCGTCTCAGCCAAGACCAGTTTACAGCTTCAGTCCACTCAAGGTTTAGCCTGTGACAAAGTGATCGAAAGCCAAAGAACGCACGTCAAGGCCGGGTCTTTACAGTAAAGTCACATTTACTGATGGTAGAGGTTTCACAAGCAGACGATGGATGGTGGGCTGAGCTCTAGTCCACGGACCTCAAAGGATCCTGTCTGGGCCCAGATCGGCTTACATCGGCACGGTTTTTTGGCAGTTCCTGGATTGTAACCGAGCAAAATATTGAAAAGAATTTCCAGTCAATAGCGCTGTGCGTTGTGTCTTCAATTCAAAACGAGCCCTTCCACGTCCGGCCCTACAATGAAGATGTCCAAAGGAATCCAGATTGACAGAACACGGGATCCTGCCGGTGCATTAGCCGGCCTAATCGGGAGTTTAGCTGGAGCTTGAAACGCGAGATCGATGTGCAAGTGGAGacaggagaggatgaggagggtgggggggggggggggggcacctggcACTCTACTCCGAGACCCTCTCAAGTATAAGGCTGACTCAGCCCTTACTGCGACGGtggcatgtgtgtatgtgtgtgtacgtggcagcatatcacccccccccccctctctctctctctctccctccctctctcgctctctcttcgCCTCCACCGCTGCAGTCCCTCTGCTGCTCACTCCTCCCCGTGTTGGACAGTGTTGGAGACGCGCGCTTTCTGCTTTTCCATCCGCTCTGCTTCCAGCGCCGCTCCAGTGCCTCCCTTCAtctgctcctctcccccccccccccccaccctccgtcCTTGCGGCCCATGTCTCCCACCCACCCACGCTCGCTTCCCGGGCTGCTGTAGCCGCGGTGGGGCCCTCCGacactagccccccccccccccccaaccccttcgTCGCTCCTCGCCGCTGCTTCGCGCCTCACGCGCTCCTTTGCCGGATAATCACCACCGAGCCTGAGAGAGACGGgaaggacgggagggagggagactgaGACCTGCTGCGTTCTTCAGTGCGTCTCTGCTTCGGCTTTTCCGGCCCTGCTTTGGGGGGCGTGAGGAGGGGAACGTGGGGGACAACTGCGCGCGTAgagaactgcccccccccccgcaaaggAATCCATCCTTCTCTCGTTGCGCGTCCACCCTCTGGGACAAAGTGcagaagaggggaggagagagggggggttgtggggggtaggggggggggcgtcccgcCTGGCTCTAGAGACACACAGCGAGGCGAACACGAACAACACGGCCGGGACGCGTGGATCGGACACACGGGGAAGACACGCGTAGCGGGGACAAGTGGCGCCATGGCGACGGTGGACAGCTGCGGTTCCGGCGCCTCTGGGCGGCTGAGACGCGGCGACCTGCTTCACACCGGTGTGGCGGTGGCACTGCTGCTTGGTGAGTTTCACTCCCGTCCTCGGCTGCCTCGTGTCCCCCCGTCTGAAGGGTAAaatgcgtggggggggggggggggggggtgtcacaggTGATGTTTACCTGTTGAGGCGATCGGGGCATCAAGGTCAATATTTAAAAGCCAACCCTAAAGTTGGACATGCAGTTTCTGAGGTGACTAGATGCCTCCTCATGCCTCTATTTAATAGGGTGACATgagcatgagggggggggggggggggggctataaaaGGGATGAaattaacaagaaaaaaatatgcCTCCAAGAGTAGTATCAcccgtgggtgtgtgtgtggggggggcgttgtAGTATTACTGGTAGTGACGTAGTGATGCAGTGGTGATTTGTGATTCTGCTCATCCACCCTAAAATGTACTCCTCTCTCTCAGTTTCTCACAAACTCAGTGTTGAACATtaagacacaaaaacatattttcagccattggtttctttcttttggggCTTGTCCAAGTGAATTGTTCCGTTACAGTTTATGTCCTCCAGTGGAAGAATTTACCAAAGGGTATTGCGATCCCGTCAAGTTAAGTCCTACTCGAAcatcattcaattatttttctgaagaaaaacaaatgaaacatgagAAAAGCTTGAACttaataattaaagaaaaaacagggaAAAATACAGGTCTTTAAAAGTGTTGAAAAGAATCCAACAGCATATTTCCATTTCACCATCATCAACATCTTGTCCTGCAACACCATGTGACAGTATTCCAGTAACGTTCTGATTTGTTAAGTGCTGACATATTAGCTCTCCTCTGGAAGTGCTTGTCAATAAAATGCATTAGTGAGAACACAGAATTCGTTTGTGTTCGACCGCatgctattattatttttattaaaatgtttgtaattATCAGcctgcatgtaaaaaaaaaacctcggtTCTTATCAGTTTTCACATCTTATTCAGTAGTGTTTTCCAAGTTGTTATCTTAGGGATAGCAGTATTACTTTcactacacacatacataagTCCCCAAACCAGATTTATCAAAATAACTCCTGCTTCGTCACACAGGCAACAAAACAAGagcactttgttgtctttggttATATGATTTAATATAGTGTGACATTGGATGCTAGTCTGTATATTAAGTTGTGTTATTTTACCTTAGCTAATCACTGTTTTAATTAGTAGgtcatcattttttattctgttcttAATTGCTTTAAAATCCAGAAAATTCCATGCAGGCAACATAAGATGattttatttcaaagtaaaaaatgaaaccaGTGGAACCAAAATAGCTCTGGAATGTTCAATCCAAAATCAACTCAGGTCCCATCTTTCACCCTCCGTCAATCGATCACCATCATTCCCTCAGTTTCTGTTGTTTACTTTGGACCAcacaaatatagatatatatattaaagctgtcaaacgattaaaatatgtaatcacgattaatcacatttatgtcgTAGTTAACTCACAATGAATCGCACACTgttatcatttttttctccttttttaatgctcttatcaacatggtaaagtggattggcttgctttatgcaaatgtttaatttttctgaaaaacaacattgccaaacactgcggtacaaaataaaattataaagtgcacatttcagttaAACAAGGACTCAGTCTTTAGTgtagttaaaccatggcttaatgttttctttttgtcccaagtttgctgtgaacaaagcagtcaggcctcttgtttcagaaacaatgaactgtaacagttaggttaccaataaaaggtaagctactacttctttgctttcagccagctactcagACAGACAAGCCCATTTTCAGACACCaatcatccacccccccccccccccccccccaaaaaaaaagaaaaggttaatCTTGCGATgtcgttaaaatgggtttgtttGGTATGTTGTTAAtaacgcgtttaactgacagcactaatatatatatcttcAACCACAATGATCCTCAGAGTAGCAGGTgaataagaaaagaaataatgagTCATTTGTAAAATAAACTGGACGCTTATGATAATGTTATGTATTATATAATCGCCTTCTTGTTTGAGTGTCAGGTTTTCCACGATAATGGGGCCTGGAAACCTAGCAAAGCTTTACTGTAGAAATAGCAAGTTATTATAGTCTGAATACATTCCAGTACAGCCCTCGTCAATATAACCTCAGAGAAAACGGCAGAGGGCTGGAAAGGCTTCTGCCATCTGGTCTCTGTATGACAGCAGCAGGAGCTTAGTTCGTATTCCGGCGCCATAAGTCAAACACGTTGCCCTCCATCACCGGTCCTGTCTGTGAAAGTCACAAGGAGGATATCAAGGCGCGTGGGTTGAACATcaggtccggggggggggggggggcctggagaTCGCCTCTCTTGCTGTGAGATGTTGTGGTCCTGTTGGCCTCCTCGCTCAGTGACCTCCAGCATCCACAAGTGCTTTAGCGCCTCCcgatctgaggccatggttcgcTGCTTGGAAACCGGACATCAGGAGTCGAGGAGTAGCCCCTCGGCGTCGAAAGGAGCGAGGCTGAGGTGGTCCGGGAGCTAGGAGGTCTCGCTCTAAGGTTCCACGCGTTAAGGGATTACGCAACATCATTTGGTTGTAGAGAATAAGAGCGGATTCGGTGCAGCTCACATTATCGGGCAGCAGTCCCTGGCTGGCGTGTAAATGGGATAATAGCGCCGCATGTTGTCACTTGTTTGCGTGGCTATCGTGCCACATAAGTGTGTGTTGTCACTTGCCTCGCCTTGAGGAGGACATCCCGCCACCTCTATCCCTCTCCGTCACTTCATGCACACTGCACCACcttcaccaccccccctccccctcccagagAGGTAAACGTGTTCTCTCGCTCTGCTCTCCATGGGTTCACTCGGAAATACATTAACCCTTCAATCTGTGGCCTACTTAAAAGAAACGAACTCACCTTCACCCGCagccaaggacacacacacacacacacacacacgctggcaaTCAGTTGCTCCTTCGCTCGTAACTGTTTCAGATATTGATGGCTCCCAACTGGGACAAGAGATATTTGATAGTGGAGCTAAAAATATTGCACATTCCATTACTGGTGTGCACGACCCAGCTGGTATTATTACACCGTGTGAGTCGATGGGTTTTTGTCAGGACGACATGAACACATTTGAGTAGTGGAGGAAAGAGTGCGGAAGGGAAGGGGATGGGGTGTCGAATGAGGGCGGTGTGAAATCTATTTCTAGGTaaaaggtggtggtgggggggggggactcctctGGGATGTGTAAACGATCACGGCGCTTTCACAATGCCGTTTACACGGGAGATTTTTCCATTGTCTTCCCCCTTGTCTTCCTTCGCACCAATTCTCCTCTGTGGAGCACCTGTTTACAATCCTCCCTCCATGGCACAGTGCCTAAGTGCCTTTATTGGCATcgtattatttattcatccactTAACGGGGATTCAGGCCGcggaaaaacaaacttttgaaTCCATGACACCGAAataaaacacaccaacacaacgCAGCTCTCCTCAATTTGTTTCGTTTCCTGAGGGAAACCTTCTGAGAGAAGTAAGATGGAAAtattgaggagaaaaaaagagtaagaGTGAAAGTGCCCAGTGCcaccaaaaaaaattaaaaaaaatccttaagaGCCcattaaaagagagaagaaccAGAAACGGAAAACAAGGAGAACCCAAATGGATGTAGTTGCTACTCGAGGTAAAGGAGACTAGTCAAGACAACAGAGGAAGGGTCCACATTTAGGATGTTAGACAAGAGCAAAGAAGTGAGactgagaaaaaagaagagcaaatTCAGCTGACTGAAAGTACAaccaaaagaacacacacaagaagaacCTTTAACGTGATATTAAATATTCTGAATGCAGCATTCAACATTCAAACTGTATTGGCACATGGAACCAGAAAATTGTCACTATAAATTACTTTTTGAGTCTGTACAAGAAATAGTATTCAGGTATTTTGATACTGATACCGATGATACTTTACAGACCAGACAGTAATTGAAAAGTTGTTTTAAATTCACAATTAGTTGCTCAAATCTAGCGTCTCCTCGTTGCAATAAATGAGGGGGCCGAGTTGGTCCCGTTTTACTTTCACAGCCTGGTTTCATTCAGTTCAGCACCACTGGACCTAAAGGAGAGGTCCGGGACGGAGACAAGACACAGGGAGAAAGTCATAATGAGACATCGACTTGTTACCATGGCATCATCACCCATTGACTCATCAAGACTTTTACGTTGGGCCGATGGTGTCGCACGGAGCAGCGTGATGCGCGCTGGCAACCGCGGAGCTGGGGGTTCGggtcccggctgccccatgtgccacgtccaagtgtccctgagcaagacacctgacccccaattgctcccctggcataatgtaacgcatgggttacaatgcaacgtgagtcgctttggatcaaagcctcagctaaatgacatgtaacgtaaTATGTTGATTGCACCAGGCCTGCTGCACGCAGCGTTCCATGTGAGGAGGTTCCAAGTGGGGGGAGGTGCCGTTGGCGTCCTGCTGCACTCCCCTGGCCACATTGGCTTTTGGCGACGGGTGGGATCGCAAAATAGTCTCCAGTCTCTCGCCAGCACGGTGTGCTTCACTGTCGCTCTGTTCTCTGGTTTGAAAGCCAAATCAGACCAATGGAAGTGGTAcaggttacatttttttttttttaaatcaagtgcAATGTGATGCAAGCACATCTAATGGAATGTTTTTCTACAGCTTTTGAACAATCTCTTTCCTACAATTACTCTTTTAATTCTACCCTTATTCTATACACGTTTTTAATATCCAGTTTGCACTTGGGAGTGGACAAATGGATCAAAGGAACTTGCCTACTGCAGAATGTCAGtgccagaaaatgtatttcaacttcaaaagagagcccccccccaaatggtTTCAGCGTGCCCAAAGCATTTATCACCCAACGAGCTGAAGTAAACAGGGATTTCATCCAAAATGACTCCAGGGATTCCGTTGTGTTTACACCGATGTCTTCGCGGGGCTTTCACAGCTCTTCCACAGACGGCAAGTCCCTCACAGACGCCGGGACCTACATGCCCTCAACCCCTGTTTGCAACGTGAGCCTGGGCCGGTCAGTGTGTAGATGAGCTTTTATAAATAAGCCCTGAGTATGTTAGAGACACCAGAGCACCATCTAAGAATCACACCAGctgtcactggggggggggggggggggggggggagaaaaaacaccaGAGCCAAATATCCAAACCAGATAAGCTGTCTCCTTTGGAAACAAAAGAGTTATGGTGTGTGTTCCGCTTTGCACAACAACGTGACGggaatgttttgtatttacttATCTGGATTCATGAGGATTTCTGTCTCGCTGAAACACTCGATGCTAAATACTTCTTGTCATCGTGACTTCAGAAAGACGTGATGATGCTACGACTCTCGAAACTTGACTGGCCCCATCCACATCCAAGTCAGAGACTCAAGAGATGCAAACACTCTAACAAACAATagtagggggggggtggaaaaatGTCATTCCATCAGCTGCACTTACTGTATTAGAAGCTACTTAACTTTGAAATGCCCTTACTCAGCAGTTGCACTCAAACAAATCACTCAATTGAAAATTTTGCTTTTGCTGTAAATCATGAGTCTGACTAATATactgtatacgtatatatatatacatatatatttatataattcgTCTCACCTTGTCATTCTATTGTCTTCATCTGGTCCCTTCCTGCCTTGGTCCAGGTGTGTGGAGTGTTGGTGGACTGGAGGTCACGACCAGTAAAGTGCCTCAACTTGAAGCGATCAATGGCTCCACGGTCCTGCTGCCCTGCACCTACTCCTCCTGCATCGGCATCAAAAACCTCTACTTCAACTGGCACTACGACGACAACGGCACCTTGCTAaaggtaacgcacacacacacacacacacacacacacacacatacactcatgtgtGCAAGCAAAAGCAACTCACATGTACCTTATGTAACATTATTGACCTTGCTGAGATGGGTCGATGTGCAAATGGAAATTGATCTGACTCCCCATCATCTGTGCATCCATACATATAAGTAAAtctgagagtgtgtttgtgtgtgtgtgtgtgtgtgcgcagctaTGTGAGGCGGTGATTCCCATTGAGGGCGTGGAGCCCCGGGTCAGTGTGTACCACGAGCGCGTGGAGTTTGTCGGCTCTTCGAAGAGCAACAACATCTCCATCCTGCTGTGGAACATCACCTTCGAAGATGAGGGAACGTACCTCTGTTTCGCCAGGAACCCAAAAGAGAAGTACCGCAACCACACTGCTTACTACTATCTTAAAGTGGTGGACCAATGTATGTGACCCATGAATGCGTGCAGCTGCAAAAACACACCCATATTCAGATTACACCCGATGCGAGTGCTTGTAGTTTCAGACGGATACAAATGCACAGTGTCGCGTCTcattctccctccctcacaatgtctctctctccctccctctttccagtGAAGGAGATTGAAACTACTTTGACAACCATCATTGTCTCCGTGGTGGGTGGAGTCATTGGTATATCTATCCTGGCCATGGTGATAAAGGCGTTGGTTGTTCACTTTCTGCTGAAGGACGATGAGAAAAAGTGAGTAAATCACTGACTATGATTAAAGGATATGTTAAGGAAATGCAGAATATAGTGGATTGTAGACAGCATTTTATAAGAAAGCTCTATAAATGTTTTGGTCAATTGCTCTTttacctttttctttaaaaaaaagggattgaCACATTGTTCACATTTTCTTATACTGTTTTCAGCTTAAGACTACATTATTGTTTTACTGGTtggaatttaaataaaagaaaatagaaatgcagcttaatttaaaatcaagacTGTCTTGACTGGGTTAATATGAGACTGGACCATTGTTGTCCGTGTTATCGGGACATTTTGTGCCACTGAGCAAAACACCTGTGACTCAGACAGGTGCAGGCACGTCATCCACATGATATGGAGAGTTACATAAAGAGAAGCTGGCCTTTTCTGGTCTGAACTTCAAAGACAACTGGAATCtcttattcattttttacaatatttacacGAGTGAAATAGGATACATGTTCACAAAATGTTGCACGAGTGGCAAGAGGCATTAAGTTATAATTTCAATTGACTTTGACAGGCGTTTGAGTAAAACCGCAGTGGCACGTTTCCCCTTTGTGCCGAACCCCGAGTTTCGCATTAGGGGCTGCGATGGGGAAGGCTGCCGTATTTTTATCACGTGGACCATCCTCCCTCTTGACCTTTTGGTTTGACTGTCCCCTTGCAGCAAAGAGTGCCTGGTGA
Encoded proteins:
- the scn4ba gene encoding sodium channel, voltage-gated, type IV, beta a, which gives rise to MATVDSCGSGASGRLRRGDLLHTGVAVALLLGVWSVGGLEVTTSKVPQLEAINGSTVLLPCTYSSCIGIKNLYFNWHYDDNGTLLKLCEAVIPIEGVEPRVSVYHERVEFVGSSKSNNISILLWNITFEDEGTYLCFARNPKEKYRNHTAYYYLKVVDQLKEIETTLTTIIVSVVGGVIGISILAMVIKALVVHFLLKDDEKNKECLVSSGNDNTENGGSGAKADAKGTPKA